One genomic region from Balaenoptera acutorostrata chromosome 1, mBalAcu1.1, whole genome shotgun sequence encodes:
- the ADIPOR1 gene encoding adiponectin receptor protein 1, translated as MSSHKGPVVAQGNGAPAGNREADTVELAELGPLLEEQGKRGVASPTKAEEEQACPVPQEEEEEVRVLTLPLQAHHAMEKMEEFVYKVWEGRWRVIPYDVLPDWLKDNDYLLHGHRPPMPSFRACFRSIFRIHTETGNIWTHLLGFVLFLFLGILTMLRPNMYFLAPLQEKVVFGMFFLGAVLCLSFSWLFHTVYCHSEKVSRTFSKLDYSGIALLIMGSFVPWLYYSFYCSPQPRLIYLSIVCVLGISAIIVAQWDRFATPKHRQTRAGVFLGLGLSGVVPTMHFTIAEGFVKATTVGQMGWFFLMAVMYITGAGLYAARIPERFFPGKFDIWFQSHQIFHVLVVAAAFVHFYGVSNLQEFRYGLEGGCTDDSLL; from the exons ATGTCTTCTCACAAAGGACCTGTGGTGGCCCAGGGCAATGGGGCTCCTGCCGGGAACAGGGAGGCTGACACAGTGGAGCTGGCTGAGCTGGGCCCCCTGCTAGAGGAGCAGGGCAAGCGGGGCGTCGCCAGCCCAACCAAA GCCGAAGAAGAGCAGGCATGCCCAGTGCctcaggaagaggaggaggaggtgcgGGTGCTGACACTGCCCCTGCAAGCCCACCATGCCATGGAGAAGATGGAGGAGTTTGTGTATAAG GTCTGGGAGGGTCGCTGGAGGGTCATCCCCTACGACGTGCTCCCCGACTGGCTGAAGGACAACGACTACCTGCTGCACGGCCACAGGCCGCCCATGCCCTCCTTCCGGGCCTGCTTCAGGAGCATCTTCCGCATCCACACGGAGACCGGCAACATCTGGACCCACCTGCTTG GTTTTGTGCTGTTTCTCTTTCTGGGAATCCTGACCATGCTCAGACCAAACATGTACTTCCTGGCCCCCCTTCAGGAGAAGGTGGTGTTCGGGATGTTCTTCCTGGGCGCGGTGCTCTGCCTCAGCTTCTCCTGGCTCTTCCACACCGTCTACTGTCACTCGGAGAAGGTCTCTCGGACCTTTTCCAA ACTGGATTATTCAGGGATTGCCCTGCTGATTATGGGGAGCTTTGTCCCCTGGCTCTATTACTCCTTCTACTGCTCCCCACAGCCACGGCTCATCTACCTCTCCATCGTCTGTGTCCTGGGCATCTCTGCCATCATTGTGGCACAGTGGGACCGGTTTGCCACTCCTAAGCACCGGCAGACAAGAGCAG GGGTGTTCCTGGGGCTTGGCTTGAGCGGCGTCGTGCCCACCATGCACTTTACAATCGCGGAGGGCTTTGTCAAGGCCACCACGGTGGGCCAGATGGGCTGGTTCTTCCTCATGGCTGTGATGTACATCACCGGAGCCGGCCTTTATGCCGCGCGGATTCCTGAGCGCTTCTTCCCTGGAAAATTCGACATATGG TTCCAGTCTCATCAGATCTTCCACGTCCTGGTGGTGGCAGCCGCCTTCGTCCACTTCTACGGGGTCTCCAACCTTCAGGAGTTCCGATACGGCCTGGAAGGAGGCTGTACTGACGACTCCCTCCTCTGA
- the LOC103008068 gene encoding NADH-cytochrome b5 reductase 1 isoform X2, whose amino-acid sequence MMGLQPSPVLLASLGVGLLTLLGLALGSYLVRRSRRPRITLLDPNEKYLLRLLDKTTVNHNTKRFRFALPTAHHVLGLPVGKHVYLSARIDGSLVIRPYTPITSDEDQGYVDLVIKVYLKGVHPRFPEGGKMSQYLDSLKTGDVVEFRGPSGLLTYAGKGMFSIQPNKKSPPEPRVARKLGMIAGGTGITPMLQLIQAILKDPEDPTQCFLLFANQTEKDIILREDLEELQARHPNHFKLWFTLDHPPEGALLDYHRPTPAPHCTPLPAWTWSVILSSPRADWAYSKGFVSADMIQEHLPAPGDDMLLLLCGPPPMVQLACHPNLDKLGYSQKMRFTY is encoded by the exons ATGATGGGGTTGCAGCCG AGCCCAGTCCTGCTGGcctccctgggggtggggctgctGACTCTGCTCGGCCTGGCTCTGGGCTCCTACCTGGTGCGGAGGTCCCGCCGGCCGCGGATCACGCTCCTGGACCCCAATGAGAAGTACCTGCTGCGACTGCTAGACAAGACA ACCGTGAACCACAACACCAAGAGGTTCCGCTTTGCCCTGCCCACCGCCCACCACGTTCTGGGGCTGCCTGTGG GCAAACATGTCTACCTCTCTGCCCGGATCGATGGCAGCCTGGTCATCAGGCCGTACACTCCCATCACCAGCGATGAGGACCAAGGCTATGTGGATCTTGTCATCAAG GTCTACCTGAAGGGTGTGCACCCCAGATTTCCTGAGGGGGGAAAGATGTCTCAGTACCTGGATAGCCTGAAGACTGGGGACGTGGTGGAGTTTCGGGGGCCAAGTGGGTTGCTCACTTACGCTGGGAAAG GGATGTTTAGCATTCAGCCCAACAAAAAGTCTCCACCAGAACCGAGAGTGGCCAGGAAACTGGGAATGATTGCCGGCGGCACAG GAATCACCCCAATGCTGCAGCTGATCCAGGCTATCCTGAAAGACCCAGAAGATCCAACCCAGTGCTTTCTGCTTTTTGCCAACCAG ACTGAAAAGGACATAATCTTACGGGAGGACTTGGAGGAGCTGCAGGCCCGACATCCCAACCACTTTAAGCTCTGGTTCACTCTGGATCACCCCCCAGAAG GAGCCCTTCTGGACTACCACCGCCCCACCCCGGCCCCGCACTGCACCCCGCTGCCAGCATGGACCTGGAGTGTCATTCTCTCCTCTCCCCGTGCAGATTGGGCCTACAGCAAGGGCTTTGTGTCTGCCGACATGATCCAGGAGCACCTGCCCGCCCCAGGGGACGATATGCTGCTGCTGCTCTGTGGGCCACCCCCGATGGTGCAGCTGGCCTGCCACCCCAACCTGGACAAACTGGGCTACTCGCAAAAGATGCGATTTACCTACTGA
- the LOC103008068 gene encoding NADH-cytochrome b5 reductase 1 isoform X4 has product MMGLQPSPVLLASLGVGLLTLLGLALGSYLVRRSRRPRITLLDPNEKYLLRLLDKTTVNHNTKRFRFALPTAHHVLGLPVGKHVYLSARIDGSLVIRPYTPITSDEDQGYVDLVIKVYLKGVHPRFPEGGKMSQYLDSLKTGDVVEFRGPSGLLTYAGKGMFSIQPNKKSPPEPRVARKLGMIAGGTGITPMLQLIQAILKDPEDPTQCFLLFANQTEKDIILREDLEELQARHPNHFKLWFTLDHPPEDWAYSKGFVSADMIQEHLPAPGDDMLLLLCGPPPMVQLACHPNLDKLGYSQKMRFTY; this is encoded by the exons ATGATGGGGTTGCAGCCG AGCCCAGTCCTGCTGGcctccctgggggtggggctgctGACTCTGCTCGGCCTGGCTCTGGGCTCCTACCTGGTGCGGAGGTCCCGCCGGCCGCGGATCACGCTCCTGGACCCCAATGAGAAGTACCTGCTGCGACTGCTAGACAAGACA ACCGTGAACCACAACACCAAGAGGTTCCGCTTTGCCCTGCCCACCGCCCACCACGTTCTGGGGCTGCCTGTGG GCAAACATGTCTACCTCTCTGCCCGGATCGATGGCAGCCTGGTCATCAGGCCGTACACTCCCATCACCAGCGATGAGGACCAAGGCTATGTGGATCTTGTCATCAAG GTCTACCTGAAGGGTGTGCACCCCAGATTTCCTGAGGGGGGAAAGATGTCTCAGTACCTGGATAGCCTGAAGACTGGGGACGTGGTGGAGTTTCGGGGGCCAAGTGGGTTGCTCACTTACGCTGGGAAAG GGATGTTTAGCATTCAGCCCAACAAAAAGTCTCCACCAGAACCGAGAGTGGCCAGGAAACTGGGAATGATTGCCGGCGGCACAG GAATCACCCCAATGCTGCAGCTGATCCAGGCTATCCTGAAAGACCCAGAAGATCCAACCCAGTGCTTTCTGCTTTTTGCCAACCAG ACTGAAAAGGACATAATCTTACGGGAGGACTTGGAGGAGCTGCAGGCCCGACATCCCAACCACTTTAAGCTCTGGTTCACTCTGGATCACCCCCCAGAAG ATTGGGCCTACAGCAAGGGCTTTGTGTCTGCCGACATGATCCAGGAGCACCTGCCCGCCCCAGGGGACGATATGCTGCTGCTGCTCTGTGGGCCACCCCCGATGGTGCAGCTGGCCTGCCACCCCAACCTGGACAAACTGGGCTACTCGCAAAAGATGCGATTTACCTACTGA
- the LOC103008068 gene encoding NADH-cytochrome b5 reductase 1 isoform X3, which yields MMGLQPVRPSLRMPHQGTPPLMVPGTQSPVLLASLGVGLLTLLGLALGSYLVRRSRRPRITLLDPNEKYLLRLLDKTTVNHNTKRFRFALPTAHHVLGLPVGKHVYLSARIDGSLVIRPYTPITSDEDQGYVDLVIKVYLKGVHPRFPEGGKMSQYLDSLKTGDVVEFRGPSGLLTYAGKGMFSIQPNKKSPPEPRVARKLGMIAGGTGITPMLQLIQAILKDPEDPTQCFLLFANQTEKDIILREDLEELQARHPNHFKLWFTLDHPPEDWAYSKGFVSADMIQEHLPAPGDDMLLLLCGPPPMVQLACHPNLDKLGYSQKMRFTY from the exons ATGATGGGGTTGCAGCCGGTGAGACCCTCGCTCCGTATGCCGCACCAGGGGACTCCGCCCCTTATGGTTCCCGGCACTCAG AGCCCAGTCCTGCTGGcctccctgggggtggggctgctGACTCTGCTCGGCCTGGCTCTGGGCTCCTACCTGGTGCGGAGGTCCCGCCGGCCGCGGATCACGCTCCTGGACCCCAATGAGAAGTACCTGCTGCGACTGCTAGACAAGACA ACCGTGAACCACAACACCAAGAGGTTCCGCTTTGCCCTGCCCACCGCCCACCACGTTCTGGGGCTGCCTGTGG GCAAACATGTCTACCTCTCTGCCCGGATCGATGGCAGCCTGGTCATCAGGCCGTACACTCCCATCACCAGCGATGAGGACCAAGGCTATGTGGATCTTGTCATCAAG GTCTACCTGAAGGGTGTGCACCCCAGATTTCCTGAGGGGGGAAAGATGTCTCAGTACCTGGATAGCCTGAAGACTGGGGACGTGGTGGAGTTTCGGGGGCCAAGTGGGTTGCTCACTTACGCTGGGAAAG GGATGTTTAGCATTCAGCCCAACAAAAAGTCTCCACCAGAACCGAGAGTGGCCAGGAAACTGGGAATGATTGCCGGCGGCACAG GAATCACCCCAATGCTGCAGCTGATCCAGGCTATCCTGAAAGACCCAGAAGATCCAACCCAGTGCTTTCTGCTTTTTGCCAACCAG ACTGAAAAGGACATAATCTTACGGGAGGACTTGGAGGAGCTGCAGGCCCGACATCCCAACCACTTTAAGCTCTGGTTCACTCTGGATCACCCCCCAGAAG ATTGGGCCTACAGCAAGGGCTTTGTGTCTGCCGACATGATCCAGGAGCACCTGCCCGCCCCAGGGGACGATATGCTGCTGCTGCTCTGTGGGCCACCCCCGATGGTGCAGCTGGCCTGCCACCCCAACCTGGACAAACTGGGCTACTCGCAAAAGATGCGATTTACCTACTGA
- the LOC103008068 gene encoding NADH-cytochrome b5 reductase 1 isoform X1 → MMGLQPVRPSLRMPHQGTPPLMVPGTQSPVLLASLGVGLLTLLGLALGSYLVRRSRRPRITLLDPNEKYLLRLLDKTTVNHNTKRFRFALPTAHHVLGLPVGKHVYLSARIDGSLVIRPYTPITSDEDQGYVDLVIKVYLKGVHPRFPEGGKMSQYLDSLKTGDVVEFRGPSGLLTYAGKGMFSIQPNKKSPPEPRVARKLGMIAGGTGITPMLQLIQAILKDPEDPTQCFLLFANQTEKDIILREDLEELQARHPNHFKLWFTLDHPPEGALLDYHRPTPAPHCTPLPAWTWSVILSSPRADWAYSKGFVSADMIQEHLPAPGDDMLLLLCGPPPMVQLACHPNLDKLGYSQKMRFTY, encoded by the exons ATGATGGGGTTGCAGCCGGTGAGACCCTCGCTCCGTATGCCGCACCAGGGGACTCCGCCCCTTATGGTTCCCGGCACTCAG AGCCCAGTCCTGCTGGcctccctgggggtggggctgctGACTCTGCTCGGCCTGGCTCTGGGCTCCTACCTGGTGCGGAGGTCCCGCCGGCCGCGGATCACGCTCCTGGACCCCAATGAGAAGTACCTGCTGCGACTGCTAGACAAGACA ACCGTGAACCACAACACCAAGAGGTTCCGCTTTGCCCTGCCCACCGCCCACCACGTTCTGGGGCTGCCTGTGG GCAAACATGTCTACCTCTCTGCCCGGATCGATGGCAGCCTGGTCATCAGGCCGTACACTCCCATCACCAGCGATGAGGACCAAGGCTATGTGGATCTTGTCATCAAG GTCTACCTGAAGGGTGTGCACCCCAGATTTCCTGAGGGGGGAAAGATGTCTCAGTACCTGGATAGCCTGAAGACTGGGGACGTGGTGGAGTTTCGGGGGCCAAGTGGGTTGCTCACTTACGCTGGGAAAG GGATGTTTAGCATTCAGCCCAACAAAAAGTCTCCACCAGAACCGAGAGTGGCCAGGAAACTGGGAATGATTGCCGGCGGCACAG GAATCACCCCAATGCTGCAGCTGATCCAGGCTATCCTGAAAGACCCAGAAGATCCAACCCAGTGCTTTCTGCTTTTTGCCAACCAG ACTGAAAAGGACATAATCTTACGGGAGGACTTGGAGGAGCTGCAGGCCCGACATCCCAACCACTTTAAGCTCTGGTTCACTCTGGATCACCCCCCAGAAG GAGCCCTTCTGGACTACCACCGCCCCACCCCGGCCCCGCACTGCACCCCGCTGCCAGCATGGACCTGGAGTGTCATTCTCTCCTCTCCCCGTGCAGATTGGGCCTACAGCAAGGGCTTTGTGTCTGCCGACATGATCCAGGAGCACCTGCCCGCCCCAGGGGACGATATGCTGCTGCTGCTCTGTGGGCCACCCCCGATGGTGCAGCTGGCCTGCCACCCCAACCTGGACAAACTGGGCTACTCGCAAAAGATGCGATTTACCTACTGA